A single region of the Blattabacterium cuenoti genome encodes:
- the rplA gene encoding 50S ribosomal protein L1, with product MSKKITKNRKKILEKISKKKYLLEDAILLLKEINFVKFDASVDLSIHLGIDVRLPNQMVRGTVQLPHGTGKKVCILALVNKDKELESKEAGADYVGLDYIEKIKSGWTNIDVVIATPNVMNQLVSIGKILGPKGLMPNPKMDTVTTNPKKSIKEIKSGKIFFKADRYGIVHASIGKISFSNKYLLDNIKEFMIKIIRNKPSTSKGIYIKSIYLSTTMSNSILLDSKSFVNK from the coding sequence ATGTCAAAAAAAATAACTAAAAATAGAAAAAAAATTTTAGAAAAAATTTCTAAAAAAAAATATCTTTTAGAAGATGCTATACTGCTTCTTAAAGAAATAAATTTTGTTAAATTTGATGCTTCTGTTGATCTTTCTATCCATCTTGGAATAGATGTTCGTTTACCAAATCAAATGGTTAGAGGGACGGTCCAATTACCTCATGGTACAGGAAAAAAAGTTTGTATTTTAGCTTTGGTAAATAAAGATAAAGAATTAGAATCTAAAGAAGCTGGAGCAGATTATGTTGGATTAGATTATATTGAAAAAATTAAATCTGGATGGACTAATATTGATGTAGTCATAGCTACACCTAATGTTATGAATCAGTTAGTTAGTATAGGAAAAATTTTAGGACCTAAAGGATTAATGCCAAATCCTAAAATGGATACTGTAACTACGAATCCAAAAAAATCTATTAAAGAAATAAAATCTGGAAAAATATTTTTTAAAGCAGATCGTTATGGAATTGTTCATGCTTCAATAGGAAAAATTTCATTTTCAAATAAATATTTATTGGATAACATTAAGGAGTTTATGATAAAAATTATTCGAAATAAACCTTCTACTTCTAAAGGAATTTATATAAAAAGTATTTATTTATCTACTACTATGAGTAATAGTATTTTATTAGATTCAAAAAGTTTCGTTAACAAATGA
- the tuf gene encoding elongation factor Tu, which yields MAKEKFKRDKPHLNIGTTGHVDHGKTTLTAAITKVLSEIGLAEEKSFDAIDNAPEEKARGITINTSHVEYETVKRHYAHVDCPGHADYVKNMITGAAQMDGAILVVAATDGPMPQTREHILLARQVGVPKIVVFMNKVDQVDDLELLELVEMEIRELLSKYEYDGENIPIIQGSALGALNGEKKWIEKIKDLMKILDDYIPEPIREMDKPFLMPVEDVFTITGRGTVATGRIESGIIHTGDLVDLIGMGEKKLSSTVTGVEMFRKILDKGQAGDNVGLLLRGIDKKDIRRGMVIGEPGSIKPHKKFKAEVYILTKEEGGRHTPFHNKYRPQFYLRTTDVTGEIHLPKGIEMVMPGDNISMEVELHQPVALSDNLRFAIREGGKTVGAGKVISIID from the coding sequence ATGGCAAAAGAAAAATTTAAACGAGACAAACCACATTTAAATATAGGAACTACAGGTCATGTTGATCATGGAAAAACAACTTTAACTGCTGCGATAACGAAAGTTTTGTCAGAAATAGGACTAGCAGAAGAAAAGAGTTTTGATGCTATAGATAATGCACCTGAAGAAAAAGCTAGAGGAATTACCATTAATACGTCCCATGTAGAATACGAAACTGTTAAACGACATTATGCTCATGTTGATTGTCCTGGACATGCTGATTATGTAAAAAATATGATAACAGGAGCAGCTCAAATGGATGGAGCAATTTTAGTTGTTGCGGCTACAGATGGTCCTATGCCTCAAACTAGGGAACATATCCTATTAGCACGTCAAGTAGGAGTTCCTAAAATTGTAGTTTTTATGAATAAAGTAGATCAAGTAGATGACTTAGAGTTATTGGAATTAGTAGAAATGGAGATTAGAGAGCTCCTTTCTAAATATGAATATGATGGAGAAAATATTCCTATTATACAAGGATCTGCTTTAGGAGCTTTAAATGGAGAAAAAAAATGGATTGAAAAAATTAAAGATTTAATGAAAATCTTAGATGATTATATTCCTGAACCTATTCGTGAAATGGATAAACCATTTTTAATGCCGGTGGAAGATGTTTTTACTATAACAGGAAGAGGTACAGTAGCTACTGGTCGTATTGAAAGTGGAATTATTCATACAGGAGATTTAGTGGATCTTATAGGAATGGGAGAAAAAAAATTATCTTCTACTGTAACAGGGGTAGAAATGTTTAGAAAAATATTGGATAAAGGGCAAGCAGGAGATAATGTAGGATTATTGTTACGTGGAATTGATAAAAAAGATATTCGAAGAGGAATGGTTATTGGTGAACCAGGATCTATTAAACCTCATAAAAAATTTAAAGCAGAAGTATATATTCTTACAAAAGAGGAAGGAGGAAGACATACTCCTTTTCATAATAAATATAGACCTCAATTTTATTTAAGAACAACAGATGTAACAGGAGAAATTCATCTTCCAAAAGGAATAGAAATGGTCATGCCAGGAGATAATATTTCTATGGAAGTGGAATTACATCAGCCTGTTGCGTTGAGTGATAATTTGCGTTTTGCTATTCGTGAGGGAGGAAAAACCGTAGGAGCAGGAAAAGTAATTTCGATAATAGATTAA
- the rplJ gene encoding 50S ribosomal protein L10 gives MNKENKKKELLKLISILSDHEIIYLIDIYDLNSNKISFLRKNFHDHDIKMKVVKNTLLKKALEKMETKKLDSFFPILKGNTTMLFSNIGVGNMIAKIIKNFHIKEKIEKPYLKVAYLQKSFYFGNKDLNIMINIKSKEEIIIDVLNFIQNPIKNIILTLLKSTKHQIYGFLESLSSKKSL, from the coding sequence ATGAATAAGGAAAATAAAAAAAAAGAATTGTTGAAATTAATTTCAATATTATCTGATCATGAAATTATATATTTAATTGATATATATGATTTAAATTCAAATAAAATATCTTTTTTAAGAAAAAATTTTCATGATCATGATATTAAAATGAAAGTAGTAAAAAATACTTTATTAAAAAAAGCTTTAGAAAAAATGGAAACTAAAAAATTAGATTCTTTTTTTCCTATTTTAAAAGGAAATACTACTATGTTATTTTCAAATATAGGAGTAGGAAATATGATAGCAAAAATTATAAAAAATTTTCATATTAAAGAAAAAATAGAAAAACCATATTTGAAAGTAGCTTACTTACAAAAATCTTTTTATTTTGGAAATAAAGATTTAAATATTATGATAAATATTAAATCTAAAGAAGAAATTATTATTGATGTTTTAAATTTTATTCAAAATCCAATTAAAAATATCATTTTAACTTTATTAAAATCAACAAAACATCAAATATATGGATTTTTAGAATCTTTATCTTCTAAAAAATCGTTATAA
- the nusG gene encoding transcription termination/antitermination protein NusG: protein MSNLVKKWYVIKTISGQENKVKLYIENEVRDNGFKEYIGKILVPIEKIIQMRKGKKIHREKVHYPGYVMVEANLEGEAFHAIKNVPGVINFLSEGKGSSAIPIPMREEEVNKMLGKIDQLSENYENFSIPFIVGETIKVIDGPFTGFNGTIEKINEEKKKLELAVLIFGRKTPLELNFTQIEKI from the coding sequence ATGAGTAATTTAGTAAAAAAATGGTATGTTATTAAAACTATTAGTGGACAAGAAAACAAAGTAAAGTTATATATAGAGAATGAAGTTAGAGATAATGGATTTAAAGAATATATAGGAAAAATATTAGTTCCTATTGAAAAAATTATACAAATGAGAAAAGGAAAAAAAATTCACAGAGAAAAAGTTCATTATCCAGGATATGTTATGGTGGAAGCTAATTTAGAAGGAGAAGCTTTTCATGCAATAAAAAATGTTCCTGGGGTTATTAATTTTTTAAGTGAAGGAAAAGGAAGTTCCGCAATTCCTATTCCTATGAGGGAAGAAGAAGTTAATAAAATGTTAGGGAAAATAGATCAACTATCTGAAAATTATGAAAATTTTAGCATCCCTTTTATCGTAGGAGAAACAATTAAAGTAATAGATGGTCCTTTTACAGGTTTTAATGGGACAATTGAGAAAATTAACGAAGAAAAAAAAAAATTAGAATTAGCTGTTTTAATCTTTGGTAGGAAAACTCCATTAGAATTGAATTTTACACAAATAGAAAAAATTTAA
- the rplK gene encoding 50S ribosomal protein L11 — MVQENKKIIKSIKIQKINGGKATPAPPIGPILGSSGVNIMEFCKQYNFRTQDKNGEICPVVITVYEDKSFSFLIKEPPVSTQLLNMIKKEKGSKESNKLKIGKISLDEVKKIAKNKMKDLNCFSIKSAISMISGTAKSMGIEVES, encoded by the coding sequence ATGGTTCAAGAAAATAAAAAAATAATAAAAAGTATTAAAATACAAAAAATAAATGGAGGAAAAGCAACTCCAGCACCTCCTATTGGGCCTATATTAGGAAGTTCTGGAGTTAATATAATGGAATTTTGTAAACAATATAATTTTCGTACTCAAGATAAAAATGGAGAAATATGTCCCGTTGTAATAACTGTATATGAAGACAAATCATTTTCTTTTTTAATAAAAGAACCTCCAGTATCTACTCAATTGCTAAATATGATAAAAAAAGAAAAAGGATCTAAAGAATCTAATAAATTGAAAATTGGTAAAATAAGTTTAGATGAAGTTAAAAAAATTGCAAAAAATAAAATGAAAGATTTAAATTGTTTTTCAATTAAATCTGCTATATCTATGATTTCTGGAACTGCAAAATCTATGGGGATAGAGGTGGAATCTTAA
- a CDS encoding preprotein translocase subunit SecE has translation MKKNNFFLEIYEEFFHCMTWTKWEDLQLTTMIVSFFSIFLSIFLYGVDGFFIFLIKKLFSL, from the coding sequence ATGAAAAAAAATAATTTTTTTTTGGAAATTTATGAAGAATTTTTTCATTGTATGACATGGACTAAGTGGGAAGATTTACAACTAACAACAATGATAGTATCTTTTTTTTCTATATTTCTATCCATATTTTTATATGGAGTGGATGGTTTTTTTATTTTTTTAATTAAAAAATTATTTTCTTTATAA
- the rplL gene encoding 50S ribosomal protein L7/L12, which produces MIEKLAEQLVNLTVKQVGELATLLKKEYGIEPYSSVKSEDFSNKKEKILEKKEKSIFNIILKSSGNSKLSVVKLVKEITGKGLKESKNLVDNIPSVLKESINKKEAEDLKNKFEEIGAEIELK; this is translated from the coding sequence ATGATAGAAAAATTAGCAGAACAATTAGTTAATTTAACTGTGAAACAAGTTGGGGAATTAGCTACTCTTTTAAAAAAAGAATATGGGATAGAACCATATAGTTCAGTAAAGTCAGAAGATTTTTCTAATAAAAAAGAAAAAATACTTGAAAAAAAGGAAAAAAGCATTTTTAATATAATTTTGAAATCATCTGGTAATTCTAAATTATCTGTGGTTAAATTAGTGAAAGAAATAACTGGAAAAGGCCTTAAAGAGTCTAAAAATTTAGTTGATAATATTCCTAGTGTACTAAAAGAATCTATAAATAAAAAAGAAGCAGAGGATTTAAAAAATAAATTTGAAGAAATAGGTGCTGAAATAGAATTAAAATAA
- a CDS encoding TraR/DksA family transcriptional regulator: protein MEEKIKKGYSMEERKEFRKLILEKLEKAKKDLFILKESFTNDQNNGTDDTSPTFKAFEEGSETLSKEQNAKILQHLQMFIKSLNTALIRVENKDYGICRITKKLIPKARLMAVPHTTLSIEGKKFVEKK, encoded by the coding sequence ATGGAAGAAAAAATAAAAAAAGGGTATTCTATGGAAGAAAGAAAAGAGTTTCGTAAACTTATACTTGAAAAATTAGAAAAAGCAAAAAAAGATTTATTTATTCTTAAGGAGTCTTTTACTAATGATCAAAATAATGGTACAGATGATACTTCTCCTACTTTTAAAGCTTTTGAAGAAGGTTCGGAAACCTTGAGTAAGGAGCAAAATGCTAAAATTCTTCAACATTTACAAATGTTTATAAAAAGTTTAAATACGGCTTTAATTAGAGTAGAAAATAAAGATTATGGAATTTGTCGTATTACAAAAAAATTAATACCTAAAGCCCGTTTAATGGCTGTTCCTCATACGACTTTAAGCATTGAAGGAAAAAAATTTGTAGAAAAAAAATAA
- the rpoB gene encoding DNA-directed RNA polymerase subunit beta: MNTEKISERITFASVAKQVEYPDFLDIQIKSFKEFFQLDTKPEDRKNEGLFKAFTENFPISDARNSFVLEFKGYSIDSPRYSIEECIERGLTYNVPLKAKLKLYCTDPEHEDFETVYQDVYLGTYPYMTHSGSFIFNGSERVIVSQLHRSPGVFFGQSHHANGTKLYSARIIPFKGSWIEFATDINNVMYAYIDRKKKLPMTTLLRAIGYERDKDILEIFDLSEEVKIIDNGKNILNRTLAARVLKIWHEDFVDEDTGEVGSIEKNEIIIERDVFLKQEHIDLMKNHEIKTVLLHKEGGRKKDYSIIYNTLHKDPTNSEKEAVEYIYRQLRNTEPPDEETARGVIDKLFFSDTRYSLGPVGRYRLNKRLGLKIDPNYLVLTKKDIIAIVEHLNALFNSKREVDDIDHLSNRRVRTVGEQLYAQFSIGLARMARTIRERMNVRDNEVFMPIDLINAKTLSSVINTFFGTNQLSQFMDQTNPLSEITHKRRLSALGPGGLSRERAGFEVRDVNYSHYGRLCPIETPEGPNIGLISSLSVFAKINNMGFVETPYRIVDHQKVDLKSKVKYLSAEEEEGKIIAQANAIDKNGNFFSNRIIAREDGDFPIVKPNQVDYIDIAPNQIASISASLIPFLEHDDANRALMGSNMMRQAVPLLQPEAPIVGTGLEKQVARDSRILINAKKNGVVEYIDAKKIIIRYDKTDKEALVNFDSEVQVYDLIKFRKTNQNTCITLKPIVKQGMKVFKGQILCEGYATENGELALGRNLKAAFIPCNGYNFEDAVLISEKVVSEDWFTSIHIDEYSLDVRDTKLGMEELTNDIPNVSEETTKDLDENGIIRVGAEVKPGDILIGKITPKGESDPTPEEKLLRAIFGDKAGNVKDASLRAEPSLFGVVIDTKLFTRSIKDKTSRAKDKIKIEFLEKKYKEKFLNLRTLLLKKLLFILNGKKCYNSVFNAKKEEIIEKGVTFSIKIFDSISDYIGIYSNNWVDNIKTNNLISEILHNYQISFNDLTNSLKHKKFSITVGDELPSGIVKMAKVYIAKKRKLKVGDKMAGRHGNKGVVARILREEDMPFLEDGSPVDIVLNPLGVPSRMNIGQIYETVLGWAGQKLNIKFSTPIFDGASIEKICEFTDKALIPRFGTTYLFDGGTGERFDQPATVGVIYMLKLGHMVDDKMHARSIGPYSLITQQPLGGKAQFGGQRFGEMEVWALEAFGASNILREILTVKSDDVVGRAKTYESIVKGDPMPEPNNPESFNVLCYELKGLGLDIRLEE; this comes from the coding sequence GTGAATACAGAAAAAATATCAGAAAGAATTACTTTTGCTTCAGTGGCAAAACAAGTAGAGTATCCTGATTTTTTGGATATTCAAATAAAATCATTTAAGGAATTTTTTCAATTAGATACAAAACCAGAAGATAGAAAAAACGAAGGATTATTCAAAGCTTTTACAGAAAATTTTCCTATTTCTGATGCAAGAAATTCTTTTGTTTTGGAATTTAAAGGTTATTCCATTGATTCTCCTAGATATTCTATTGAAGAATGTATTGAAAGAGGTTTAACTTATAATGTTCCTTTAAAAGCTAAATTAAAACTCTATTGTACAGATCCTGAACATGAAGATTTTGAAACAGTATATCAAGATGTTTATTTAGGAACATATCCTTATATGACTCATTCTGGATCTTTTATTTTTAATGGTTCAGAAAGGGTAATTGTCTCTCAGTTACACCGTTCTCCAGGAGTTTTTTTTGGACAATCTCATCATGCGAATGGAACTAAACTTTATTCTGCTAGGATTATTCCATTTAAGGGATCATGGATAGAATTTGCTACGGATATTAATAATGTCATGTATGCATATATAGATAGAAAGAAAAAATTACCAATGACTACTTTATTACGTGCTATAGGATATGAAAGAGATAAAGATATATTGGAAATATTTGATTTATCTGAAGAAGTAAAAATAATAGACAATGGAAAAAATATTTTAAATAGAACTTTAGCAGCTAGAGTTTTAAAAATTTGGCATGAAGATTTTGTAGACGAAGATACAGGAGAAGTAGGATCGATAGAAAAAAATGAAATTATTATAGAAAGAGATGTTTTTTTAAAACAAGAACATATTGATCTTATGAAAAACCACGAAATAAAAACTGTTTTATTACATAAAGAAGGAGGAAGAAAAAAAGATTATTCTATTATTTATAATACTTTACATAAGGATCCAACAAATTCAGAAAAAGAAGCAGTAGAATATATTTATAGACAACTTCGGAATACTGAACCCCCAGATGAAGAAACCGCTAGAGGGGTTATAGATAAACTTTTTTTTTCCGATACTAGATATAGTTTAGGTCCTGTAGGAAGATATCGTTTAAATAAACGTCTTGGTTTAAAAATAGATCCAAATTATTTAGTTTTAACTAAAAAAGATATTATTGCTATAGTAGAACATTTAAATGCTTTATTTAATTCTAAAAGAGAAGTAGATGATATTGATCATTTATCTAATAGACGAGTAAGAACTGTTGGAGAACAACTTTATGCTCAATTTAGTATTGGTTTAGCTAGAATGGCTAGAACAATAAGAGAAAGGATGAATGTACGTGATAATGAAGTGTTTATGCCTATAGATCTTATAAATGCTAAAACTTTATCATCTGTAATAAATACTTTTTTTGGAACAAATCAATTATCTCAATTTATGGATCAGACAAATCCATTATCTGAAATAACTCATAAAAGGAGGTTATCTGCTTTGGGTCCTGGTGGATTATCTAGAGAAAGGGCTGGGTTCGAAGTAAGAGACGTAAATTATTCTCATTATGGAAGATTATGTCCAATAGAAACTCCAGAGGGGCCTAACATAGGATTAATTTCTTCTCTTTCTGTTTTTGCTAAAATAAATAATATGGGATTTGTTGAAACCCCTTATCGTATAGTAGATCATCAAAAAGTAGATTTAAAATCTAAAGTAAAATATTTAAGTGCAGAAGAAGAAGAAGGTAAAATTATAGCACAAGCTAATGCAATTGATAAAAATGGAAATTTTTTTTCTAATAGAATTATAGCTCGTGAAGATGGAGATTTTCCAATTGTAAAACCAAATCAAGTGGATTATATAGATATTGCTCCTAACCAAATAGCTTCTATATCTGCGTCTTTAATCCCTTTTTTAGAACATGATGATGCAAATAGAGCACTTATGGGTTCTAATATGATGCGTCAAGCAGTTCCATTATTGCAACCTGAGGCTCCTATTGTAGGAACTGGATTAGAAAAACAAGTAGCAAGAGATTCTCGTATTTTAATTAATGCAAAAAAAAATGGAGTAGTAGAATATATTGATGCCAAAAAAATAATTATTCGTTATGATAAAACGGATAAAGAGGCTTTAGTAAATTTTGATTCTGAAGTTCAAGTTTATGATTTAATTAAATTTAGAAAAACAAATCAAAATACATGTATTACTTTAAAACCTATTGTAAAACAGGGAATGAAAGTTTTTAAAGGACAAATTTTATGTGAAGGATATGCAACAGAAAATGGAGAATTAGCTTTAGGAAGAAACTTAAAAGCAGCTTTTATTCCGTGTAATGGATATAATTTTGAAGATGCTGTTTTAATTTCTGAGAAAGTAGTAAGTGAAGATTGGTTTACTTCAATACATATAGATGAATATTCTTTGGATGTTCGAGATACAAAACTAGGTATGGAAGAATTAACGAATGATATTCCCAATGTAAGTGAGGAAACTACTAAAGACTTAGATGAAAATGGGATTATAAGGGTAGGTGCTGAAGTAAAACCTGGAGATATTCTTATTGGAAAAATAACTCCAAAAGGAGAATCTGATCCTACTCCAGAAGAAAAATTATTAAGAGCTATTTTTGGAGATAAAGCAGGAAATGTTAAAGATGCATCTTTAAGAGCAGAACCATCGTTATTCGGAGTTGTTATAGATACAAAACTTTTTACTAGAAGCATAAAAGACAAAACATCTAGAGCTAAGGATAAAATAAAAATAGAATTTTTAGAAAAAAAATATAAAGAAAAATTTTTAAATCTTAGAACTCTTTTATTAAAAAAATTGTTATTTATTTTAAATGGAAAAAAATGTTATAATTCCGTTTTTAATGCAAAAAAAGAAGAAATTATAGAAAAAGGAGTTACTTTTTCTATAAAAATTTTTGATAGTATATCGGATTATATAGGTATTTATTCAAATAATTGGGTTGATAATATAAAAACTAATAATTTAATATCAGAAATTTTACATAATTACCAAATTTCGTTTAATGATTTAACTAATTCTTTAAAACATAAAAAATTTTCTATCACGGTTGGAGATGAATTACCTTCTGGAATCGTTAAAATGGCAAAAGTGTATATAGCTAAAAAAAGAAAATTAAAAGTAGGAGATAAAATGGCTGGAAGACATGGTAATAAGGGGGTTGTTGCACGTATTCTTAGAGAGGAAGATATGCCTTTTTTAGAGGATGGAAGTCCAGTTGATATTGTTTTAAATCCATTAGGAGTTCCTTCTAGAATGAATATAGGACAAATATATGAGACCGTATTAGGTTGGGCTGGACAAAAATTGAATATAAAATTTTCAACCCCTATATTTGATGGAGCATCTATAGAAAAAATTTGTGAATTTACAGATAAAGCTTTAATTCCTCGTTTTGGTACAACTTATTTATTTGATGGAGGAACTGGGGAAAGATTTGATCAACCCGCTACGGTTGGAGTTATATATATGTTAAAATTAGGACATATGGTAGATGATAAAATGCATGCTCGTTCAATAGGACCTTATTCTTTAATTACTCAACAACCTTTAGGTGGTAAAGCTCAATTTGGAGGTCAACGTTTTGGAGAAATGGAAGTTTGGGCATTAGAAGCTTTTGGGGCATCTAATATTTTACGTGAAATATTAACCGTAAAATCAGATGATGTCGTTGGAAGAGCTAAAACTTATGAATCTATAGTAAAAGGAGACCCTATGCCTGAACCAAATAATCCAGAGTCTTTTAATGTTCTTTGTTATGAATTAAAAGGATTAGGATTAGATATTCGTTTAGAAGAGTAG
- a CDS encoding lipoprotein signal peptidase: MKKFFFIIFSILLIDQILKIYIKTHFELGTGISIFPFFWIFFIENPGMAYGIYFGNGSSGKILLSIFRFFLIFLISSFLYKNIKKGSSHYLTIPTSFILSGAIGNFLDSALYGLLFDTGTVYSKLYNKWIPYFGISKINSFFENSFHVGYASLMEGCVVDMFYLPIINTCLPTWIPFFGGSHFQFFKPIFNLSDMFIFIGVILLFVFNYKIKNIKIL, encoded by the coding sequence TTGAAAAAATTTTTTTTCATTATTTTTTCTATTTTATTAATAGATCAAATTTTAAAAATTTATATTAAAACTCATTTTGAATTAGGAACTGGTATCTCCATATTTCCTTTTTTTTGGATTTTTTTTATAGAAAATCCTGGGATGGCTTATGGTATTTATTTTGGGAATGGATCTTCTGGAAAAATATTATTAAGTATTTTTCGTTTTTTCTTAATTTTTTTAATATCTTCTTTTCTTTACAAAAATATAAAAAAAGGATCTTCTCATTATTTAACCATTCCTACTAGTTTTATTTTATCGGGAGCTATAGGAAATTTTTTAGATAGTGCTTTATATGGACTATTATTTGATACAGGAACAGTTTATAGTAAACTATATAATAAATGGATCCCTTATTTTGGAATATCTAAAATAAATTCATTTTTTGAAAATAGTTTTCATGTAGGATATGCTTCCCTTATGGAAGGATGTGTGGTAGATATGTTTTATTTACCTATAATAAATACTTGTTTACCTACCTGGATCCCATTTTTTGGAGGTAGTCACTTTCAGTTTTTTAAACCAATTTTTAATTTATCCGATATGTTTATATTTATTGGTGTTATTTTATTGTTTGTATTTAATTATAAGATAAAAAATATAAAAATTTTATGA